Proteins from one Ketobacter alkanivorans genomic window:
- the lysS gene encoding lysine--tRNA ligase, with the protein MTDKQKQPAAEQDENKLIAERRAKLASKREKGNAFPNGFRREHYCSELQEQYGEKTKPELEELAIPVKVAGRVMLNRGAFIVLQDMTGRIQLYVDRKALPQTVLDDIKTWDLGDIVGVAGTLQKSGKGDLYVHIEECDHLVKSLRPLPDKHKGLADQELRYRQRYVDLIVNEDVRETFRVRTAVVEGIRDYLRTRGYLEVETPMMQVIPGGATARPFTTYHNSLDMELFLRIAPELYLKRLVVGGFERVFEINRNFRNEGLSTRHNPEFTMVEFYQAYADYKDLMDLTEDMLRTIAMDVLGKTDVEYQGETYDFGSPFARISVFDSILQYNPDLTAEDLSTIEAATAVCKKLGVAVKPTYGLGKLQIEIFEETVEHRLKNPTFITEYPTEVSPLARRSDDNPFVTDRFEFFVGGRELANGFSELNDPEDQAERFKKQVEEKDAGDDEAMHFDADYIAALEYGMPPTAGEGIGIDRLVMLFTDSPSIRDVILFPHMRPQA; encoded by the coding sequence ATGACAGACAAACAGAAGCAACCAGCAGCGGAACAGGACGAGAACAAACTCATCGCCGAACGTCGTGCAAAGTTGGCCAGCAAACGTGAGAAAGGCAATGCCTTTCCTAACGGCTTTCGTCGTGAGCATTATTGCTCCGAACTGCAAGAGCAGTATGGCGAGAAAACCAAGCCAGAGCTGGAAGAGTTGGCCATTCCCGTTAAAGTTGCCGGGCGGGTCATGCTCAATCGCGGCGCCTTCATCGTATTGCAGGATATGACCGGCCGTATTCAGCTTTATGTGGACCGTAAAGCGCTGCCCCAAACTGTATTAGATGACATAAAAACCTGGGATCTGGGGGACATCGTCGGTGTGGCCGGAACCCTGCAGAAGTCTGGCAAAGGCGATCTTTATGTTCATATTGAAGAGTGCGATCATTTAGTAAAATCCCTGCGTCCGCTGCCGGATAAGCACAAAGGGCTGGCGGATCAGGAGCTGCGGTATCGTCAGCGCTACGTGGATCTAATCGTCAATGAAGACGTGCGGGAAACTTTCCGTGTTCGCACCGCTGTGGTGGAAGGCATTCGTGACTACCTGCGCACCCGTGGGTATCTTGAAGTGGAAACGCCCATGATGCAGGTGATCCCTGGTGGTGCAACAGCACGCCCTTTTACTACCTACCATAATTCGCTGGATATGGAGCTGTTTCTGCGTATCGCGCCGGAGCTGTATTTGAAGCGTCTGGTGGTGGGTGGCTTTGAGCGCGTATTCGAAATCAACCGCAATTTCCGCAACGAAGGCTTGTCTACACGTCATAATCCGGAATTCACCATGGTGGAGTTCTATCAGGCATACGCGGATTACAAAGATCTGATGGATCTGACCGAAGACATGTTGCGCACTATTGCTATGGATGTGCTGGGTAAAACCGATGTTGAATATCAGGGCGAAACATACGACTTCGGTTCGCCGTTTGCCCGCATCAGCGTGTTCGATTCCATTCTTCAATACAACCCTGATCTGACAGCAGAAGATCTCAGTACCATTGAAGCAGCCACCGCCGTGTGCAAAAAACTGGGTGTGGCGGTTAAGCCGACCTATGGCCTGGGCAAACTGCAAATTGAGATCTTTGAGGAAACCGTTGAGCATCGGCTGAAGAACCCCACGTTCATCACCGAATATCCAACTGAGGTTTCACCCCTGGCTCGTCGTAGTGATGACAATCCGTTTGTTACCGATCGATTTGAGTTTTTTGTCGGCGGCCGTGAGCTTGCCAACGGTTTTTCGGAGCTGAACGATCCGGAAGATCAGGCCGAGCGTTTTAAAAAGCAGGTGGAAGAAAAAGACGCCGGTGACGACGAAGCCATGCACTTTGATGCGGATTACATTGCCGCGCTGGAATATGGTATGCCGCCTACGGCGGGAGAAGGGATCGGAATCGACCGCTTGGTAATGTTGTTTACCGACTCGCCATCCATTCGTGACGTTATCCTGTTCCCGCATATGCGCCCACAGGCGTAA
- a CDS encoding DNA-J related domain-containing protein: MNTSQQNPLIPDILAILRRNLASLSAAPYGVHHLLTELSDHPVFESLDCAGELSLFKKNFLIMNGLHRLRRALWAEERLLLQIETLDVRLLVGGQSSMISDDLPTADPMAEYYLDWHHYHETTQEQVDALLDSFWNRFEKAKWQQDALQALGLGQGASMDEIKRRYQALARQHHPDRGGDPAHFIEIRQAYEALRC, from the coding sequence ATGAACACGAGTCAGCAGAACCCTTTAATCCCAGATATCCTTGCCATACTTAGGCGCAACCTTGCCTCGCTTAGCGCGGCTCCGTACGGCGTACATCACCTGTTAACCGAGCTTTCCGATCACCCTGTATTCGAATCTCTGGATTGCGCGGGTGAGCTCAGCCTGTTTAAAAAGAACTTCCTGATCATGAATGGATTGCATCGGTTGCGACGTGCTCTGTGGGCGGAGGAGCGCTTGCTTCTGCAGATCGAAACGTTGGATGTGCGCTTGCTGGTCGGCGGCCAGTCGTCAATGATCAGTGACGATTTACCAACAGCCGACCCGATGGCGGAGTACTACCTTGATTGGCATCACTACCATGAAACCACTCAAGAGCAAGTGGATGCGTTATTGGATAGTTTCTGGAATCGCTTTGAAAAAGCAAAATGGCAGCAAGATGCCTTGCAGGCTCTGGGTTTGGGGCAGGGCGCGAGCATGGATGAAATCAAGCGGCGTTATCAAGCTCTCGCCAGGCAGCACCACCCAGACAGAGGGGGTGATCCAGCGCATTTTATTGAAATTCGTCAAGCATACGAAGCGTTGCGCTGTTGA